A single Populus nigra chromosome 13, ddPopNigr1.1, whole genome shotgun sequence DNA region contains:
- the LOC133671212 gene encoding uncharacterized protein LOC133671212 isoform X1 has translation MSAKGSWPSYNVRSFLELIHRYRGSSGNVSHSRGSGSTVSKIGQGLSMHQRLQLIVANSNKWRRSHFNMMKSDKVAPPVPNPPGSNFPTWAKWILGSILSILLPFWKQKREELKRIEGEADIIVDEVEHVAEEIEKVATVAERVSEEVAEVLPENGKLKETALLIEHVTKATAHDAKLTQDFIHKIKHAGGCCEA, from the exons ATGTCTGCTAAAGGTTCTTGGCCTTCTTACAATGTACGAAGTTTTCTGGAACTAATTCATCGTTACAGAGGCAGCTCCGGCAATGTTTCTCACAGCCGCGGGTCTGGTTCTACAGTGTCCAAGATCGGACAAGGTTTATCGATGCACCAAAGATTACAGTTAATCGTTGCCAATAGCAATAAATGGAGACGATCTCATTTCAACAT GATGAAGAGCGACAAGGTTGCACCACCGGTTCCAAATCCTCCTGGAAGCAACTTCCCGACTTG GGCAAAATGGATCTTGGGATCTATACTGTCCATCCTCCTGCCTTTCTGGAAGCAAAAAAGGGAGGAGCTGAAAAGGATAGAAG gaGAGGCGGATATTATTGTAGACGAGGTTGAACATGTAGCTGAGGAGATAGAAAAGGTAGCAACAGTGGCGGAGAGGGTATCAGAAGAGGTGGCAGAAGTGCTGCCTGAAAACGGAAAACTGAAGGAAACAGCTTTGTTGATAGAACACGTTACGAAAGCAACTGCACATGATGCTAAACTAACTCAAGACTTTATTCACAAG atAAAACATGCAGGTGGATGCTGTGAAGCATGA
- the LOC133671212 gene encoding uncharacterized protein LOC133671212 isoform X2, giving the protein MSAKGSWPSYNVRSFLELIHRYRGSSGNVSHSRGSGSTVSKIGQGLSMHQRLQLIVANSNKWRRSHFNMMKSDKVAPPVPNPPGSNFPTWAKWILGSILSILLPFWKQKREELKRIEGEADIIVDEVEHVAEEIEKVATVAERVSEEVAEVLPENGKLKETALLIEHVTKATAHDAKLTQDFIHKVDAVKHDIDDLKIMVDPVIEKIVQQNSRGK; this is encoded by the exons ATGTCTGCTAAAGGTTCTTGGCCTTCTTACAATGTACGAAGTTTTCTGGAACTAATTCATCGTTACAGAGGCAGCTCCGGCAATGTTTCTCACAGCCGCGGGTCTGGTTCTACAGTGTCCAAGATCGGACAAGGTTTATCGATGCACCAAAGATTACAGTTAATCGTTGCCAATAGCAATAAATGGAGACGATCTCATTTCAACAT GATGAAGAGCGACAAGGTTGCACCACCGGTTCCAAATCCTCCTGGAAGCAACTTCCCGACTTG GGCAAAATGGATCTTGGGATCTATACTGTCCATCCTCCTGCCTTTCTGGAAGCAAAAAAGGGAGGAGCTGAAAAGGATAGAAG gaGAGGCGGATATTATTGTAGACGAGGTTGAACATGTAGCTGAGGAGATAGAAAAGGTAGCAACAGTGGCGGAGAGGGTATCAGAAGAGGTGGCAGAAGTGCTGCCTGAAAACGGAAAACTGAAGGAAACAGCTTTGTTGATAGAACACGTTACGAAAGCAACTGCACATGATGCTAAACTAACTCAAGACTTTATTCACAAG GTGGATGCTGTGAAGCATGACATTGATGACTTGAAGATAATGGTTGACCCTGTAATAGAAAAGATTGTGCAGCAAAACTCTCGAGGAAAGTAG
- the LOC133671211 gene encoding ATP-dependent RNA helicase DEAH11, chloroplastic-like has protein sequence MINSNNQHSSTRHHHHSQHRQSQHFNRHRNFRNHQNQSLFVVRLLSNHRNNNRTQSPLETLISQCNPKPDKSDTNPTSAVAARLFFHDQSDAIAAAVFLWERRLAGDHVYTPVTDFDVNEGDLNERIRGLFKLYAEKVLEGEVVKKLERKIEILALEIGKFTSFFKRPKGVRVYSENKVKKEALRVEMEVIVKRVEEFRKGMRCLMDCIEGKEIGDLGVLRVYDEGNGRKMGIFYYWSRIHFLILRECRRVENGLPIYGFRSEFLKMLHSQQVMVLIGETGSGKSTQLAQFIADSGVSSSGSILCTQPRKIAAISLGKRVGEECNGCYEDNSIICYPSYSSSQQFGSKVIYMTDHCLLQNLMKDKNLFGVSCIIVDEAHERSLNTDLLLGLLKELLQERPDLQLIIMSATVDASKLSSYFFGCGTFHVLGRSFPVEIKYAPAASRESLDPLPSSNNAAPYVCDVVKMATEIHAAEEDGAILAFLTSQAEVEWACEKFQSPSAIALPLHGKLFHEEQCRVFQNYPGKRKVVFATNLAETSITIPGVKYVVDSGLVKDSRFESSSGMNVLRVSKISQSSANQRAGRAGRTDPGKCYRLYSVSDYQSMDLHQEPEICKVHLGIAVLRILASGIKNVLEFDFIDAPSVDAINKAIRNLVQLGAVACEHDAFALTVDGHYLVKLGMEPRLGKIILESLRYGLLKEGVVLAAAMANASNIFCRVGTYDEKLKSDCLKVRFCHHDGDLFTLLSVYRQWESMRQENRNKWCWENRINAKTMRRCRDTVLELENCLKNELNIIIPTYWLWDPLVASVHDENMKKIILCSLADNVAMYSGYDRLGYEVVSSGEYFQLHPSCSLQVYNQKPHWVVFAELLSISSQYLVCVTAIDFDSLSTFIHPLFDVSKMESRKLQLRVIKGFGGVALKRFCGKSNNSLIALVSRMRAIYMDERIGIEINVGDNEIQLFASSKDIEKIYEYVNNALRYETKWLRNECLEKCLYHEVRAGASPPVALVGAGAEIKHLELGNRCLTVDVHLSNVNVVDDKEVLTFLEKSVSGICGYNKFTGIGQHGDDAERWGRVSFLTPEAARKALCFNGSELCGCVLKLSLSRSSVGGIRKSSFAAVKAKISWPRRYSKGYAIVRCERNDAQFIVDDCFNVLIGGRFVQCQTSTRDMNAVVIRGLDKETSEAEILEVLHKTTNRRILDVFLIRGDEVNNHSVDAFEQAILKEIAPFMPSQGPLSNYCHVQVFAPEPKDSFMKAWITFDGKLHLEAAKALQHMQGKALAGCFSWQKMQCQQVFHSSASCSASVYAFIERQLNILLKSFKFRPGVCCNLERNENGSYRVKISANATKTVAELRRPLEQLMNGKKVNHCSLTPMVLQLLFSKDGIMLMKSLQQEMGTYILFDRQNLTVRIFGPEKNVALTEQKLIASLLALHDKEQTDIRLRGGAMPYDLMKKVVEKFGPDLHVLKETFPEAEFMLNTRRHVISFSGKKDLRLQVEQMIRDFARSVGVNGSIKRYEDDNIACPICLCEVEDCYQLEACGHKFCQSCLVEQLESAMRGRDGFPVGCAHEGCGMHIWLTDLKSLLPCEKLEDLFRASLSAFVASNGGTYRFCPSPDCPSVYRVASGMVGDLFVCGACYAETCTRCHVEYHPFVSCEKYKELKEDPDMSLKEWCKGKEHVRNCPVCGYTIEKVDGCNHIECRCGKHICWVCLEFFMSGDDCYAHLRSVHPATL, from the exons ATGATCAACAGCAATAACCAACACTCCTCCAcacgccaccaccaccactcccAACACCGTCAGTCGCAGCATTTCAACCGTCACCGGAACTTCCGAAACCACCAAAACCAAAGCCTTTTTGTAGTCAGGCTTTTGTCCAACCACCGTAATAATAACCGCACGCAATCCCCACTCGAAACCCTAATTTCCCAATGTAACCCTAAACCTGACAAATCCGATACAAACCCCACGTCCGCCGTTGCTGCTCGTTTGTTTTTCCACGACCAGAGCGATGCTATCGCCGCCGCCGTCTTCCTATGGGAACGGAGGCTGGCTGGGGATCATGTGTATACTCCGGTGacggattttgatgtaaatgaAGGGGACTTGAATGAGAGGATTAGAGGTTTGTTTAAATTGTATGCAGAGAAGGTGTTAGAAGGGGAGGTAGTAAAGAAATTGGAgagaaagattgaaattttggCCCTGGAAATTGGTAAATTTACGAGCTTTTTCAAGCGGCCGAAAGGGGTTAGGGTTTATAGTGAGAATAAGGTGAAGAAGGAGGCGTTGAGGGTGGAAATGGAGGTGATTGTGAAGAGGGTGGAGGAGTTTAGGAAGGGAATGCGGTGTTTAATGGATTGCATTGAAGGGAAGGAGATTGGTGATTTGGGGGTTTTGAGGGTTTATGATGAGGGTAATGGGAGAAAGAtgggaattttttattattggagCAGGATTCATTTTCTGATATTGAGAGAGTGTAGAAGGGTAGAAAATGGGTTGCCTATTTATGGGTTTAGGAGTGAGTTTTTGAAGATGCTGCATTCACAGCAG GTGATGGTCTTGATTGGAGAGACAGGTTCAGGGAAAAGTACGCAGTTGGCACAATTTATTGCTGATTCAGGAGTTTCATCAAGTGGTTCAATTTTGTGCACTCAACCCCGCAAAATTGCTGCTATATCCCTGGGAAAAAGGGTCGGTGAAGAATGCAATGGATGTTATGAAGATAATTCAATTATCTGCTACCCATCTTATTCATCTTCCCAGCAGTTTGGTTCGAAGGTAATATATATGACTGATCACTGTCTACTGCAAAACCTcatgaaagataaaaatttgTTTGGAGTTTCGTGCATTATTGTAGATGAGGCTCATGAAAGAAGCTTGAATACTGATCTTCTTTTGGGCTTGCTAAAAGAATTACTTCAGGAAAGGCCTGACTTACAGCTAATTATAATGTCTGCAACAGTTGATGCAAGCAAATTATCCAGTTATTTCTTTGGTTGTGGAACATTTCATGTGTTGGGGAGAAGCTTTCCTGTTGAAATCAAATATGCTCCTGCTGCATCTAGAGAGTCCCTTGACCCCTTGCCAAGCTCCAATAATGCAGCTCCATATGTTTGTGATGTTGTTAAGATGGCAACGGAAATTCATGCAGCAGAGGAGGATGGGGCAATACTTGCTTTTTTGACTTCACAGGCAGAAGTAGAATGGGCATGTGAAAAGTTTCAGTCTCCCTCTGCAATTGCGCTCCCATTACATGGGAAGCTTTTCCATGAAGAGCAATGTCGTGTTTTCCAGAATTACCCAGGAAAGAGAAAAGTTGTTTTTGCTACAAATTTAGCGGAAACATCCATAACAATTCCAGGAGTCAAGTACGTGGTTGATTCTGGTTTAGTTAAAGATAGCAGGTTTGAATCTTCATCTGGTATGAATGTGCTCAGAGTTTCCAAGATCAGCCAAAGTTCTGCAAATCAACGAGCTGGCCGTGCTGGTAGAACAGATCCTGGCAAGTGTTACCGGCTGTACTCGGTTTCTGATTATCAGTCAATGGATTTGCATCAGGAACCTGAAATTTGTAAAGTTCATCTTGGCATTGCAGTTTTGAGGATTCTTGCCTCTGGTATTAAGAATGTGCTagagtttgattttattgatgcTCCAAGTGTGGATGCAATCAACAAGGCAATCAGGAACCTTGTTCAGTTAGGTGCTGTTGCCTGCGAACATGATGCCTTTGCATTAACTGTTGATGGGCACTACTTAGTTAAATTGGGTATGGAGCCTCGACTTGGGAAAATTATTCTTGAAAGTCTCCGTTATGGTTTGCTCAAGGAGGGAGTTGTCCTTGCTGCAGCTATGGCAAATGCCAGTAACATTTTTTGCAGAGTGGGTACTTATGATGAGAAACTGAAGTCTGATTGCCTTAAGGTCCGGTTCTGCCATCACGATGGAGATCTCTTCACTTTGCTCTCCGTCTACAGGCAATGGGAGAGTATGCGGCAAGAGAATAGAAATAAATGGTGTTGGGAAAATAGAATCAATGCAAAAACTATGCGAAGATGCAGAGATACAGTATTGGAGTTGGAAAACTGTTTGAAAAATGAACTCAATATCATTATTCCAACTTACTGGCTTTGGGATCCTCTTGTTGCCTCCGTGCATGATGAAAACATGAAGAAGATTATACTTTGTTCACTAGCAGATAATGTAGCTATGTATTCTGGATATGATCGCCTTGGTTATGAGGTTGTTTCAAGTGGTGAATACTTCCAACTTCACCCTTCATGTTCATTACAAGTGTATAACCAGAAGCCACATTGGGTTGTCTTTGCTGAACTCTTGTCCATATCAAGTCAATATTTGGTTTGTGTTACAGCAATTGACTTTGACAGTTTATCTACCTTCATCCATCCTTTATTTGATGTCTCAAAGATGGAATCTAGAAAACTGCAGTTGAGGGTGATAAAAGGATTTGGAGGTGTTGCTCTGAAACGGTTTTGTGGAAAGTCAAATAATAGCTTGATAGCACTTGTTTCTCGCATGCGTGCTATTTACATGGATGAACGCATTGGAATTGAAATCAATGTGGGTGACAACGAGATTCAATTGTTTGCATCGTCCAAAGATATTGAAAAGATTTATGAATATGTCAATAATGCCTTAAGATATGAAACAAAGTGGTTAAGGAATGAATGCTTGGAGAAGTGCTTATATCATGAGGTACGGGCTGGTGCTTCCCCCCCTGTTGCACTTGTTGGAGCTGGTGCTGAAATTAAGCATCTGGAGTTGGGAAATAGATGTTTAACAGTGGACGTGCACCTTTCCAATGTGAATGTGGTAGATGACAAGGAAGTTTTGACATTCTTAGAGAAATCTGTATCTGGAATTTGTGGTTATAACAAATTCACAGGCATTGGACAGCATGGTGATGATGCAGAAAGGTGGGGCAGGGTGTCATTCCTTACTCCTGAAGCAGCTAGAAAAGCTCTATGTTTTAATGGATCCGAGTTATGTGGATGTGTACTTAAGTTGTCCCTGTCTCGGTCATCTGTTGGAGGTATTCGAAAGTCATCATTTGCTGCTGTAAAAGCAAAAATCAGTTGGCCACGCCGGTATAGCAAAGGGTATGCAATTGTCAGATGTGAAAGGAATGATGCCCAGTtcattgttgatgattgcttTAATGTTCTGATTGGAGGCAGGTTTGTTCAGTGTCAGACCAGCACAAGAGACATGAACGCTGTAGTTATCAGAGGACTGGATAAAGAAACTTCTGAAGCAGAAATTTTAGAAGTTCTGCACAAGACAACAAATAGGAGAATTTTAGATGTATTCCTAATCAGAGGAGATGAAGTAAATAATCATTCTGTTGATGCTTTTGAGCAAGCAATTCTCAAGGAAATTGCTCCTTTCATGCCTAGCCAGGGCCCTTTGAGCAATTACTGCCATGTTCAGGTCTTTGCCCCTGAGCCAAAGGATAGTTTCATGAAGGCTTGGATCACTTTTGATGGAAAATTACATTTGGAGGCAGCTAAAGCTCTGCAACATATGCAAGGAAAAGCACTTGCTGGTTGTTTTTCATGGCAGAAGATGCAATGCCAGCAGGTGTTCCATAGCTCTGCATCATGTTCTGCTTCTGTTTATGCATTCATTGAGAGGCAGCTGAATATTTTACTGAAAAGCTTCAAGTTTCGACCTG GTGTGTGTTGCAATTTAGAAAGGAATGAGAATGGCTCTTATAGAGTGAAGATATCTGCTAATGCAACAAAGACAGTAGCTGAGTTGAGAAGGCCGCTGGAGCAACTGATGAATGGAAAGAAGGTAAATCATTGTAGCCTCACCCCAATGGTTCTGCAGCTTCTTTTTTCCAAAGATGGCATCATGCTTATGAAGTCACTGCAGCAAGAGATGGGAACATATATTCTCTTTGATAGGCAGAACCTCACTGTTAGGATCTTTGGCCCCGAGAAGAACGTTGCTCTTACTGAACAGAAGTTGATAGCATCTCTTCTAGCCCTCCATGATAAGGAACAAACAGATATCCGCCTTCGAGGTGGAGCAATGCCATATGATCTTATGAAAAAGGTCGTGGAGAAGTTTGGTCCTGACTTGCATGTGCTCAAAGAGACGTTCCCTGAGGCTGAATTTATGCTTAATACAAGGCGacatgttatttctttttctggaaAAAAGGATCTGAGACTCCAAGTGGAGCAGATGATTCGTGACTTTGCGCGGTCTGTCGGTGTTAATGGATCCATCAAACGATATGAAGATGACAATATTGCCTGCCCTATTTGCCTTTGTGAGGTTGAGGACTGTTACCAGCTTGAGGCTTGTGGGCATAAATTCTGCCAGTCATGCTTGGTTGAACAGTTAGAGTCAGCAATGAGAGGACGTGATGGCTTCCCTGTAGGTTGTGCTCATGAAGGTTGTGGCATGCACATTTGGCTTACAGATCTGAAGTCTCTTTTACCATGTGAAAAGTTAGAGGATCTCTTCAGGGCCTCCTTGTCAGCCTTTGTGGCATCTAATGGTGGAACTTACAGATTTTGCCCATCTCCTGATTGCCCTTCAGTATATCGCGTAGCAAGCGGGATGGTTGGTGATCTATTTGTTTGTGGAGCATGCTATGCCGAGACATGTACAAGGTGCCATGTGGAGTATCATCCATTCGTATCATGTGAAAAATACAAGGAGCTCAAGGAGGATCCTGACATGTCCTTGAAGGAATGGTGCAAGGGAAAAGAGCATGTTAGAAACTGCCCAGTATGTGGATACACAATTGAGAAGGTAGATGGCTGCAACCACATTGAGTGCAGATGTGGGAAACACATCTGCTGGGTCTGCTTGGAGTTCTTTATGAGTGGTGATGACTGCTATGCACACTTGAGGTCTGTACATCCTGCTACATTATAA
- the LOC133670876 gene encoding classical arabinogalactan protein 1-like — translation MAGIKSIVFFMLITFLVSSTIAQSPASSPATSPSKSPPKASSPAPSTVKPPASAPSPLTTPPPSADAPSPVTTTSPPSPPPASSPTGVPTSTISDTPAAAPGPNSGAVLNRFAFGGSVAVGVFAAVLVL, via the coding sequence ATGGCTGGAATCAAGAGCATTGTTTTCTTTATGCTAATCACATTCCTAGTGAGCTCCACAATTGCACAATCTCCAGCATCCTCCCCTGCAACCTCACCCTCCAAATCACCACCAAAAGCCTCTTCCCCAGCACCAAGCACCGTGAAGCCACCGGCATCTGCACCTTCTCCTTTGACAACTCCACCACCCAGTGCAGATGCACCATCCCCCGTCACCACCACctctcctccttctcctcctccagcATCTTCCCCAACTGGTGTCCCAACTTCTACTATCTCTGACACTCCAGCTGCAGCTCCCGGCCCCAACAGCGGTGCCGTTTTGAACAGATTTGCTTTCGGTGGATCTGTTGCTGTCGGTGTTTTCGCTGCCGTTTTGGTGCTTTAA
- the LOC133671001 gene encoding bifunctional riboflavin biosynthesis protein RIBA 1, chloroplastic-like isoform X1, whose translation MASFNVSSCPSTTTRAARSGSLACRNFRLFNGLHCVNSFSANGNALNLALIRLDGSKSSFGIKGASKTRATLISGDELLSYSNDNGVVAKSALLDNGSVGVDLQPEAVAFGALSADNAFNTNDFANGNDDRQLDRPSEGFSSIPDAIEDIRRGKIVVVVDDEDRENEGDLIMAAELATPEAMAFIVKHGTGIVCVSMKGEDLDRLQLPLMVRQNENDEKLRTAFTVTVDAKHDTTTGVSANDRATTVLALASKDSKPDDFNRPGHIFPLRYREGGVLKRAGHTEASVDLAVLAGLDPVAVLCEVVDDDGSMARLPKLLQFAERENLKIISIADLIRYRRKTDKLVEYASAARIPTVWGPFTAHCYKSILDGIEHVAMVKGDIGDGEDILVRVHSECLTGDIFGSARCECGNQLALAMQQIEAAGRGVLVYLRGHEGRGIGLGHKLRAYNLQDDGRDTVEANEELGLPVDSREYGIGAQMLRDLGVRTMKLMTNNPAKYIGLKGYGLAVAGRVPLLTPITKDSKRQQW comes from the exons ATGGCTTCTTTCAATGTTTCTTCTTGCCCTTCAACAACCACAAGAGCAGCTCGCTCTGGTTCcct GGCATGTAGGAACTTCAGATTGTTTAATGGATTACATTGTGTGAATTCATTTTCTGCAAATGGGAATGCATTGAATTTGGCATTGATCCGGCTGGATGGTAGTAAATCATCTTTTGGTATTAAGGGTGCTAGCAAAACTCGAGCCACGCTGATATCTGGTGATGAGCTACTGTCCTATTCCAATGACAATGGTGTTGTTGCAAAGAGTGCTCTTCTAGATAATGGTTCTGTTGGGGTTGACTTACAGCCTGAGGCAGTAGCATTTGGAGCCCTATCAGCGGATAATGCTTTCAACACTAATGATTTTGCCAATGGTAATGATGACCGTCAATTGGATCGCCCCTCAGAAGGGTTCTCTTCCATCCCTGACGCCATTGAAGATATTCGCCGAGGAAAG ATTGTAGTGGTTGTAGATGATGAAGACAGAGAAAATGAAGGGGATCTCATTATGGCAGCAGAGTTGGCAACACCTGAAGCTATGGCGTTTATTGTAAAGCATGGCACTGGAATAGTTTGTGTGAGCATGAAAGGTGAAGATCTGGACAGGTTACAGCTTCCTTTGATGGTTAGgcaaaatgaaaatgatgaaaaacttCGTACAGCTTTCACTGTGACTGTG GATGCTAAACATGATACAACAACTGGGGTTTCGGCTAATGATAGGGCAACAACAGTGTTAGCTCTTGCATCCAAAGATTCAAAACCTGACGATTTCAACCGCCCAGGCCACATTTTTCCATTGAGGTATAGGGAGGGTGGTGTTCTGAAAAGAGCTGGACACACAGAAGCTTCTGTTGATCTTGCCGTTCTAGCTGGATTGGATCCTGTTGCAGTTCTGTGTGAGGTTGTAGACGATGATGGCTCCATGGCTAGATTACCGAAGCTTCTTCAATTTGCAGAGAGGGAGAACTTGAAAATTATATCTATAGCTGATTTAATCAG GTATAGAAGGAAGACAGATAAGTTGGTAGAATATGCTTCTGCTGCTCGGATACCTACAGTGTGGGGACCGTTCACAGCTCATTGTTACAAGTCAATCTTGGATGGCATTGAGCATGTTGCAATGGTTAAG GGTGACATTGGAGATGGGGAGGATATTCTTGTGAGGGTACATTCAGAATGCCTCACAGGAGATATATTTGGATCTGCTAGATGTGAATGTGGGAATCAGCTGGCACTTGCAATGCAGCAGATTGAAGCTGCTGGCAGAGGTGTTTTGGTCTATCTCCGCGGGCATGAAGGGCGTGGCATTGGTTTGGGTCATAAACTCCGTGCATACAACCTACAAGATGATGGACGTGATACCGTGGAGGCAAATGAGGAGTTGGGGCTGCCTGTTGATTCACGAGAATATGGCATTGGCGCCCAG ATGTTACGAGATCTGGGTGTCCGAACAATGAAGTTGATGACAAACAACCCTGCAAAGTACATCGGGCTCAAGGGTTATGGATTGGCAGTTGCAGGAAGAGTTCCGCTATTAACTCCCATCACAAAGGACAGCAAGAGACAGCAATGGTAG
- the LOC133671001 gene encoding bifunctional riboflavin biosynthesis protein RIBA 1, chloroplastic-like isoform X2 has product MASFNVSSCPSTTTRAARSGSLNFRLFNGLHCVNSFSANGNALNLALIRLDGSKSSFGIKGASKTRATLISGDELLSYSNDNGVVAKSALLDNGSVGVDLQPEAVAFGALSADNAFNTNDFANGNDDRQLDRPSEGFSSIPDAIEDIRRGKIVVVVDDEDRENEGDLIMAAELATPEAMAFIVKHGTGIVCVSMKGEDLDRLQLPLMVRQNENDEKLRTAFTVTVDAKHDTTTGVSANDRATTVLALASKDSKPDDFNRPGHIFPLRYREGGVLKRAGHTEASVDLAVLAGLDPVAVLCEVVDDDGSMARLPKLLQFAERENLKIISIADLIRYRRKTDKLVEYASAARIPTVWGPFTAHCYKSILDGIEHVAMVKGDIGDGEDILVRVHSECLTGDIFGSARCECGNQLALAMQQIEAAGRGVLVYLRGHEGRGIGLGHKLRAYNLQDDGRDTVEANEELGLPVDSREYGIGAQMLRDLGVRTMKLMTNNPAKYIGLKGYGLAVAGRVPLLTPITKDSKRQQW; this is encoded by the exons ATGGCTTCTTTCAATGTTTCTTCTTGCCCTTCAACAACCACAAGAGCAGCTCGCTCTGGTTCcct GAACTTCAGATTGTTTAATGGATTACATTGTGTGAATTCATTTTCTGCAAATGGGAATGCATTGAATTTGGCATTGATCCGGCTGGATGGTAGTAAATCATCTTTTGGTATTAAGGGTGCTAGCAAAACTCGAGCCACGCTGATATCTGGTGATGAGCTACTGTCCTATTCCAATGACAATGGTGTTGTTGCAAAGAGTGCTCTTCTAGATAATGGTTCTGTTGGGGTTGACTTACAGCCTGAGGCAGTAGCATTTGGAGCCCTATCAGCGGATAATGCTTTCAACACTAATGATTTTGCCAATGGTAATGATGACCGTCAATTGGATCGCCCCTCAGAAGGGTTCTCTTCCATCCCTGACGCCATTGAAGATATTCGCCGAGGAAAG ATTGTAGTGGTTGTAGATGATGAAGACAGAGAAAATGAAGGGGATCTCATTATGGCAGCAGAGTTGGCAACACCTGAAGCTATGGCGTTTATTGTAAAGCATGGCACTGGAATAGTTTGTGTGAGCATGAAAGGTGAAGATCTGGACAGGTTACAGCTTCCTTTGATGGTTAGgcaaaatgaaaatgatgaaaaacttCGTACAGCTTTCACTGTGACTGTG GATGCTAAACATGATACAACAACTGGGGTTTCGGCTAATGATAGGGCAACAACAGTGTTAGCTCTTGCATCCAAAGATTCAAAACCTGACGATTTCAACCGCCCAGGCCACATTTTTCCATTGAGGTATAGGGAGGGTGGTGTTCTGAAAAGAGCTGGACACACAGAAGCTTCTGTTGATCTTGCCGTTCTAGCTGGATTGGATCCTGTTGCAGTTCTGTGTGAGGTTGTAGACGATGATGGCTCCATGGCTAGATTACCGAAGCTTCTTCAATTTGCAGAGAGGGAGAACTTGAAAATTATATCTATAGCTGATTTAATCAG GTATAGAAGGAAGACAGATAAGTTGGTAGAATATGCTTCTGCTGCTCGGATACCTACAGTGTGGGGACCGTTCACAGCTCATTGTTACAAGTCAATCTTGGATGGCATTGAGCATGTTGCAATGGTTAAG GGTGACATTGGAGATGGGGAGGATATTCTTGTGAGGGTACATTCAGAATGCCTCACAGGAGATATATTTGGATCTGCTAGATGTGAATGTGGGAATCAGCTGGCACTTGCAATGCAGCAGATTGAAGCTGCTGGCAGAGGTGTTTTGGTCTATCTCCGCGGGCATGAAGGGCGTGGCATTGGTTTGGGTCATAAACTCCGTGCATACAACCTACAAGATGATGGACGTGATACCGTGGAGGCAAATGAGGAGTTGGGGCTGCCTGTTGATTCACGAGAATATGGCATTGGCGCCCAG ATGTTACGAGATCTGGGTGTCCGAACAATGAAGTTGATGACAAACAACCCTGCAAAGTACATCGGGCTCAAGGGTTATGGATTGGCAGTTGCAGGAAGAGTTCCGCTATTAACTCCCATCACAAAGGACAGCAAGAGACAGCAATGGTAG